A genomic window from Lotus japonicus ecotype B-129 chromosome 1, LjGifu_v1.2 includes:
- the LOC130734274 gene encoding ABSCISIC ACID-INSENSITIVE 5-like protein 3, translating to MGNGSQEQQYPPLVRQGSLYNNLTFDEVQSQLGNTEKPLHNMNLDELLRNVISAESGLVVQNPLPPPDSFLLGNNTDSNGASSHKTSNEVWRDIVHSEQVYRSVNNNLQQSILGQTNLESFLARAMDPMVMGSQPQEWLPLQVPGINFQQQPHQEQHQHIRRLCPDFSVYKPVYENQVLDIGYSENSMATMPSTCSDSKEVDDVKRKHSYSDEMLEKTIERRKKRMAKNRESAARSRAKKQVSI from the coding sequence ATGGGTAATGGCTCTCAGGAGCAACAATATCCACCACTTGTTAGACAAGGCTCTCTGTACAATAATCTCACATTTGATGAGGTTCAGAGCCAGTTGGGAAACACAGAGAAGCCTCTCCATAACATGAATTTGGATGAGCTTCTAAGAAATGTGATCTCAGCTGAAAGTGGACTAGTTGTGCAAAACCCTTTACCACCACCTGATTCATTTCTTTTAGGTAATAACACAGATTCGAATGGGGCTTCAAGCCACAAAACATCTAATGAGGTGTGGAGGGACATTGTTCACTCAGAACAAGTTTACAGGTCAGTGAACAATAACTTACAACAATCCATCTTGGGTCAAACAAATTTGGAGAGTTTTCTAGCTCGTGCAATGGACCCAATGGTCATGGGTTCACAACCACAAGAGTGGTTGCCATTGCAAGTTCCTGGTATTAATTTCCAACAACAGCCTCACCAGGAGCAACATCAACACATAAGAAGGTTGTGTCCAGATTTCAGTGTTTACAAACCAGTTTATGAGAACCAAGTTTTGGATATTGGTTACTCAGAAAACTCAATGGCAACAATGCCATCCACATGTTCTGATTCCAAGGAAGTTGATGATGTTAAGAGGAAGCATAGTTACTCTGATGAGATGCTGGAAAAGACTAttgagaggaggaagaagagaatggCCAAGAATAGAGAATCTGCTGCAAGATCAAGGGCAAAAAAACAGGTAAGTATATAA
- the LOC130734277 gene encoding transcription factor TGA4-like isoform X2, whose amino-acid sequence MILGTNRTLIMCKLFSIVFDVEYMSSSSAQLVIAKRMDIYEPFHQVTMWGDSFKIDGSLNSIASPMFMMNTSMENKSVCTPHESSSREPSGDDQETTNKAVTKGLRRLAQNREAARKCRLRKKAYVQQLETSRLKLMQLELEVKKARNQGLYTGSGLDVSYMGSSGTINSGVSVFEIEYGRWVEEQDRQNVELRNALQTHAPDNMQLQILVEGSLSHYSKLFKMKADAAKADVFYLFSGSWKASVERLFLWIGGSRPSQLLNIIVPQLENLSDEQITSINNLRLSSQQVEDAFSLGLEKLQQSLVDNILIDPLVEGNFGLQMAAAMDNAKALASFVNQADHLRHQTLLYMSRILTIGQTAQGLHAMGGYFHRLRTLSSSWAARSCDPAFTTQSSNSVFFEP is encoded by the exons ATGATTCTGGGGACAAACAGAACATTAATCATGTGCAAGCTTTTCTCAATAGTTTTTGATGTTGAG TATATGAGCTCGTCATCAGCTCAACTTGTCATCGCAAAAAGGATGGACATATATGAGCCATTCCATCAAGTGACCATGTGGGGGGACAGCTTTAAAATTGATGGTAGCCTGAATTCAATTGCTTCCCCAATGTTTATGATGAACACTAGCATGGAGAACAAG TCTGTATGTACACCTCATGAATCAAGTTCAAGGGAACCTTCTGGAGATGATCAAGAGACAACTAACAAAGCTGTTACTAAG GGGCTCAGACGCCTAGCTCAAAATCGCGAGGCAGCTAGGAAATGTCGGCTACGAAAGAAG GCTTATGTTCAACAATTGGAAACAAGCCGGCTGAAGCTCATGCAGTTGGAGCTGGAGGTTAAGAAAGCAAGAAATCAG GGTCTATACACAGGCAGTGGATTAGATGTCAGTTATATGGGATCATCTGGAACAATAAACTCAG GGGTATCTGTGTTTGAAATTGAATATGGACGTTGGGTTGAAGAGCAGGATAGACAGAATGTGGAACTAAGAAATGCATTGCAAACTCATGCACCTGATAACATGCAGCTTCAGATACTTGTTGAGGGTAGCTTGAGCCACTACTCAAAACTTTTCAAGATGAAAGCAGATGCTGCAAAAGCTGATGTCTTTTATTTATTCTCTGGTTCTTGGAAAGCCTCAGTTGAAAGACTTTTTCTTTGGATTGGAGGATCTCGCCCGTCACAGCTTCTAAAT ATCATTGTACCACAGCTTGAGAACTTGAGTGATGAACAAATTACCAGCATTAACAACCTCCGTCTATCATCTCAGCAAGTGGAAGACGCATTTTCACTTGGGTTGGAGAAGCTCCAGCAGAGCCTGGTCGACAACATACTAATTGATCCTCTGGTTGAAGGAAACTTTGGGCTTCAAATGGCTGCTGCCATGGACAATGCTAAAGCTCTAGCAAGCTTTGTAAACCAG GCAGATCACCTTAGGCACCAAACTCTGCTTTACATGTCTCGCATTCTGACAATTGGCCAAACTGCTCAAGGCTTGCATGCAATGGGGGGATATTTTCACCGTCTTCGCACTCTTAGTTCTTCATGGGCTGCTCGTTCATGTGATCCTGCATTCACTACTCAAAGCTCAAATTCAGTCTTCTTTGAACCTTAA
- the LOC130734277 gene encoding transcription factor TGA4-like isoform X3: MSSSSAQLVIAKRMDIYEPFHQVTMWGDSFKIDGSLNSIASPMFMMNTSMENKSVCTPHESSSREPSGDDQETTNKAVTKGLRRLAQNREAARKCRLRKKAYVQQLETSRLKLMQLELEVKKARNQGLYTGSGLDVSYMGSSGTINSAGVSVFEIEYGRWVEEQDRQNVELRNALQTHAPDNMQLQILVEGSLSHYSKLFKMKADAAKADVFYLFSGSWKASVERLFLWIGGSRPSQLLNIIVPQLENLSDEQITSINNLRLSSQQVEDAFSLGLEKLQQSLVDNILIDPLVEGNFGLQMAAAMDNAKALASFVNQADHLRHQTLLYMSRILTIGQTAQGLHAMGGYFHRLRTLSSSWAARSCDPAFTTQSSNSVFFEP; this comes from the exons ATGAGCTCGTCATCAGCTCAACTTGTCATCGCAAAAAGGATGGACATATATGAGCCATTCCATCAAGTGACCATGTGGGGGGACAGCTTTAAAATTGATGGTAGCCTGAATTCAATTGCTTCCCCAATGTTTATGATGAACACTAGCATGGAGAACAAG TCTGTATGTACACCTCATGAATCAAGTTCAAGGGAACCTTCTGGAGATGATCAAGAGACAACTAACAAAGCTGTTACTAAG GGGCTCAGACGCCTAGCTCAAAATCGCGAGGCAGCTAGGAAATGTCGGCTACGAAAGAAG GCTTATGTTCAACAATTGGAAACAAGCCGGCTGAAGCTCATGCAGTTGGAGCTGGAGGTTAAGAAAGCAAGAAATCAG GGTCTATACACAGGCAGTGGATTAGATGTCAGTTATATGGGATCATCTGGAACAATAAACTCAG CAGGGGTATCTGTGTTTGAAATTGAATATGGACGTTGGGTTGAAGAGCAGGATAGACAGAATGTGGAACTAAGAAATGCATTGCAAACTCATGCACCTGATAACATGCAGCTTCAGATACTTGTTGAGGGTAGCTTGAGCCACTACTCAAAACTTTTCAAGATGAAAGCAGATGCTGCAAAAGCTGATGTCTTTTATTTATTCTCTGGTTCTTGGAAAGCCTCAGTTGAAAGACTTTTTCTTTGGATTGGAGGATCTCGCCCGTCACAGCTTCTAAAT ATCATTGTACCACAGCTTGAGAACTTGAGTGATGAACAAATTACCAGCATTAACAACCTCCGTCTATCATCTCAGCAAGTGGAAGACGCATTTTCACTTGGGTTGGAGAAGCTCCAGCAGAGCCTGGTCGACAACATACTAATTGATCCTCTGGTTGAAGGAAACTTTGGGCTTCAAATGGCTGCTGCCATGGACAATGCTAAAGCTCTAGCAAGCTTTGTAAACCAG GCAGATCACCTTAGGCACCAAACTCTGCTTTACATGTCTCGCATTCTGACAATTGGCCAAACTGCTCAAGGCTTGCATGCAATGGGGGGATATTTTCACCGTCTTCGCACTCTTAGTTCTTCATGGGCTGCTCGTTCATGTGATCCTGCATTCACTACTCAAAGCTCAAATTCAGTCTTCTTTGAACCTTAA
- the LOC130734277 gene encoding transcription factor TGA4-like isoform X1, protein MILGTNRTLIMCKLFSIVFDVEYMSSSSAQLVIAKRMDIYEPFHQVTMWGDSFKIDGSLNSIASPMFMMNTSMENKSVCTPHESSSREPSGDDQETTNKAVTKGLRRLAQNREAARKCRLRKKAYVQQLETSRLKLMQLELEVKKARNQGLYTGSGLDVSYMGSSGTINSAGVSVFEIEYGRWVEEQDRQNVELRNALQTHAPDNMQLQILVEGSLSHYSKLFKMKADAAKADVFYLFSGSWKASVERLFLWIGGSRPSQLLNIIVPQLENLSDEQITSINNLRLSSQQVEDAFSLGLEKLQQSLVDNILIDPLVEGNFGLQMAAAMDNAKALASFVNQADHLRHQTLLYMSRILTIGQTAQGLHAMGGYFHRLRTLSSSWAARSCDPAFTTQSSNSVFFEP, encoded by the exons ATGATTCTGGGGACAAACAGAACATTAATCATGTGCAAGCTTTTCTCAATAGTTTTTGATGTTGAG TATATGAGCTCGTCATCAGCTCAACTTGTCATCGCAAAAAGGATGGACATATATGAGCCATTCCATCAAGTGACCATGTGGGGGGACAGCTTTAAAATTGATGGTAGCCTGAATTCAATTGCTTCCCCAATGTTTATGATGAACACTAGCATGGAGAACAAG TCTGTATGTACACCTCATGAATCAAGTTCAAGGGAACCTTCTGGAGATGATCAAGAGACAACTAACAAAGCTGTTACTAAG GGGCTCAGACGCCTAGCTCAAAATCGCGAGGCAGCTAGGAAATGTCGGCTACGAAAGAAG GCTTATGTTCAACAATTGGAAACAAGCCGGCTGAAGCTCATGCAGTTGGAGCTGGAGGTTAAGAAAGCAAGAAATCAG GGTCTATACACAGGCAGTGGATTAGATGTCAGTTATATGGGATCATCTGGAACAATAAACTCAG CAGGGGTATCTGTGTTTGAAATTGAATATGGACGTTGGGTTGAAGAGCAGGATAGACAGAATGTGGAACTAAGAAATGCATTGCAAACTCATGCACCTGATAACATGCAGCTTCAGATACTTGTTGAGGGTAGCTTGAGCCACTACTCAAAACTTTTCAAGATGAAAGCAGATGCTGCAAAAGCTGATGTCTTTTATTTATTCTCTGGTTCTTGGAAAGCCTCAGTTGAAAGACTTTTTCTTTGGATTGGAGGATCTCGCCCGTCACAGCTTCTAAAT ATCATTGTACCACAGCTTGAGAACTTGAGTGATGAACAAATTACCAGCATTAACAACCTCCGTCTATCATCTCAGCAAGTGGAAGACGCATTTTCACTTGGGTTGGAGAAGCTCCAGCAGAGCCTGGTCGACAACATACTAATTGATCCTCTGGTTGAAGGAAACTTTGGGCTTCAAATGGCTGCTGCCATGGACAATGCTAAAGCTCTAGCAAGCTTTGTAAACCAG GCAGATCACCTTAGGCACCAAACTCTGCTTTACATGTCTCGCATTCTGACAATTGGCCAAACTGCTCAAGGCTTGCATGCAATGGGGGGATATTTTCACCGTCTTCGCACTCTTAGTTCTTCATGGGCTGCTCGTTCATGTGATCCTGCATTCACTACTCAAAGCTCAAATTCAGTCTTCTTTGAACCTTAA